In Armatimonadota bacterium, a single genomic region encodes these proteins:
- a CDS encoding polyprenyl synthetase family protein: protein MPPEVALETAQLMTLLGEMSAKVDQRLSELLPKTTEAPGELHEAMRYSALAPGKRLRPALVLLAAQAVGGNEQAALDAGCALEMIHAFSLIHDDLPALDNDDLRRGLPTCHIKFGEAVALLAGDALFALAFEVLASLPLPAAQVVEILKVTAKCVGSEGLVGGETIDILSEGKEVSKETLDQIHLRKTASLIAAACEIGALTTTPQNWGVGERQRTGGAVVISDRPTSPRITLKTYGESIGLAFQIADDVLNETATAEQLGKAVGSDRERGKATYPALYGLEESKQKALDLAAQASALIQNFPNAPTLRSIAQYSVLRMN, encoded by the coding sequence CCCCAGAAGTCGCACTCGAGACCGCACAGCTAATGACCCTTCTGGGCGAAATGTCTGCAAAGGTGGACCAAAGGCTAAGCGAACTCCTGCCGAAAACCACCGAAGCCCCCGGCGAGCTTCACGAGGCAATGCGCTACTCCGCCCTTGCCCCCGGAAAACGCCTGCGCCCCGCCCTCGTCCTCCTCGCCGCCCAAGCCGTAGGCGGCAACGAACAAGCCGCGCTCGACGCCGGTTGCGCGCTCGAGATGATCCACGCCTTCTCTCTCATCCACGACGACCTGCCTGCCCTTGACAACGACGACCTCCGCCGAGGACTCCCCACCTGCCACATCAAGTTCGGCGAAGCCGTCGCCCTCCTCGCCGGTGACGCACTTTTCGCCCTCGCTTTCGAAGTCCTCGCCTCCCTCCCACTACCTGCCGCCCAAGTCGTCGAAATCCTCAAAGTCACCGCCAAATGCGTCGGCTCCGAGGGCCTCGTCGGCGGAGAAACGATTGACATTCTTAGCGAAGGCAAAGAAGTCTCCAAAGAAACTCTCGACCAAATCCACCTCCGCAAAACTGCCTCCCTCATCGCCGCCGCCTGCGAGATAGGGGCACTTACTACAACTCCCCAGAATTGGGGAGTCGGTGAGCGCCAGCGAACCGGTGGGGCTGTTGTAATCTCCGACCGGCCCACGTCCCCCCGCATCACCCTCAAAACCTATGGCGAATCCATCGGACTCGCCTTCCAAATCGCCGACGACGTCCTCAACGAAACCGCCACCGCCGAACAACTCGGCAAAGCCGTCGGCTCCGACCGCGAACGAGGAAAAGCCACCTACCCCGCCCTCTACGGCCTCGAAGAATCCAAACAAAAAGCCCTCGACCTAGCCGCCCAAGCCTCCGCCCTCATCCAAAACTTCCCCAACGCCCCCACCCTCCGCTCCATCGCCCAATACTCAGTTCTGAGGATGAACTAA
- a CDS encoding flagellin, with translation MSFRINTNVGALSAFNSVNQVSDMLGKSQGKLSSGLRIKDASDDPAGLISSELFRSQINSMDAALRNNQEALNYAKTAENALGEMSKLLSDARGLAIASGNSATLTAAQVAANQDQINSIISSIDRISTTVTYSGRKLLDGSAGTTTQISNQTKIAGFSFGGSLGTTSITSNGLITLAQTTAATRALYTATSLLTTGALQSGTVALNGVNFNISAGTTGASLANVFNAASAQTGVTASWNAAGNQLTFQSVQTGSNRQITFTDTTGVVSSAANTTANTTGVDAAATVTIGGIAALFTGGRSGADGLTLSDQNGNKLQIGEGGNAVSAAAAVGRVMAADSSFQIGFLAGVTANLALRNMGSSQLGTGIVSGTTMNNLDVSTAQNATNALAVIDKAIEEVSSMRGKIGNFQRNVLETNSRSLTSMRENLSASESSIRDLDIAQEMTNYTKLQVMEQAGMAILGQANQSGQGVLSLLRG, from the coding sequence ATGTCATTTCGTATCAACACTAACGTCGGCGCCCTCAGCGCATTTAATAGCGTCAATCAAGTCTCAGACATGCTCGGCAAGTCGCAAGGCAAGCTCAGCTCAGGTCTTCGCATCAAGGATGCATCGGACGATCCAGCCGGATTGATCTCTTCGGAGCTCTTCCGCTCACAGATCAACTCGATGGATGCCGCACTGCGAAACAACCAAGAGGCTCTCAACTATGCAAAGACCGCCGAGAACGCTCTCGGTGAAATGAGCAAGCTACTCAGCGACGCTCGAGGTCTTGCCATCGCATCCGGTAACTCGGCAACTCTTACGGCTGCTCAGGTTGCTGCTAACCAAGATCAGATCAACTCGATCATCTCGTCCATTGACCGAATTTCGACCACGGTTACGTACTCGGGTCGAAAGCTCCTCGACGGATCGGCTGGTACCACCACGCAGATCTCGAACCAGACCAAGATCGCAGGCTTCAGCTTCGGCGGATCCCTGGGAACCACTTCAATCACTTCCAACGGTCTCATCACCTTGGCTCAGACTACGGCAGCTACTCGAGCGCTCTACACGGCGACTTCGTTGCTCACCACCGGTGCCCTTCAATCGGGAACCGTTGCTCTCAACGGTGTCAACTTCAACATCTCGGCCGGTACCACTGGTGCTTCTCTCGCCAACGTCTTCAATGCAGCTTCGGCTCAGACCGGCGTCACGGCGTCATGGAACGCAGCGGGCAACCAGCTCACCTTCCAGTCCGTGCAAACCGGATCGAACCGACAGATCACGTTTACGGATACGACTGGCGTTGTCAGCTCCGCTGCCAATACCACTGCGAACACCACAGGTGTGGATGCTGCGGCAACCGTCACCATCGGCGGCATTGCAGCACTGTTCACCGGCGGACGATCAGGCGCAGACGGTCTCACCCTTTCGGATCAGAATGGTAACAAGCTACAGATTGGAGAAGGTGGTAACGCAGTCTCGGCAGCAGCAGCCGTCGGACGAGTGATGGCGGCTGACTCTAGCTTCCAAATCGGATTCCTTGCTGGCGTCACTGCTAACCTGGCCCTCCGAAACATGGGATCAAGCCAACTCGGCACCGGAATCGTTTCGGGTACCACGATGAATAACTTGGACGTTTCGACGGCCCAGAACGCCACCAATGCCCTTGCGGTCATCGACAAGGCGATCGAAGAAGTCAGCTCGATGCGTGGAAAGATCGGTAACTTCCAGCGCAACGTTCTTGAGACGAACAGCCGGTCACTTACCAGCATGCGAGAGAACCTGTCGGCTTCCGAGAGCTCGATCCGAGACCTCGACATCGCACAGGAAATGACGAACTACACCAAGCTTCAAGTAATGGAGCAGGCAGGCATGGCTATCCTCGGACAAGCCAACCAGTCCGGTCAGGGTGTCCTTTCTCTTCTCCGCGGCTAA
- a CDS encoding isoaspartyl peptidase/L-asparaginase translates to MTTVLASWKEPGKVGMDAALAARRAGADLLTMIEKGLAACELDPELLAIGLGSLPNADGVMELDASIMNGSDLNAGAVCAVQGLCPVISLARAVMEKTPHVMLSGDQARRFGISLGMEPMNLMTAENIAKYDEWKRGEADKFYVHSSTESHDTVTMLALEDLGQPHLVAASATSGLAWKLPGRVGDSPIIGAGIYADDEIGAAGATGLGEELWKASASFRTTRNMEAGMSAVEACEETIRHMMRRQPESLTLPCVVFALRKDGDFGAATTKGEFPLWISRNEHVEYREYPALVL, encoded by the coding sequence ATGACAACTGTTCTCGCCTCATGGAAAGAGCCTGGCAAAGTCGGTATGGATGCGGCCTTAGCTGCTCGGCGTGCCGGAGCCGATCTGCTCACGATGATCGAAAAAGGTCTTGCCGCTTGCGAACTGGACCCAGAGTTGTTGGCTATCGGCCTCGGCTCTCTCCCGAACGCCGACGGCGTGATGGAACTCGATGCTTCAATCATGAACGGTTCTGATCTAAACGCAGGTGCGGTCTGCGCGGTCCAGGGACTCTGCCCAGTCATCTCTCTCGCGCGCGCGGTAATGGAGAAGACTCCGCATGTGATGCTGTCTGGCGATCAAGCCCGCAGGTTTGGCATCTCGCTTGGAATGGAGCCCATGAACCTCATGACCGCCGAGAATATCGCTAAATACGACGAGTGGAAGCGAGGCGAGGCGGACAAGTTCTACGTTCACTCTTCAACCGAGAGCCACGATACGGTGACGATGCTCGCACTTGAAGATCTTGGTCAGCCGCACCTAGTCGCCGCCTCTGCGACCAGCGGACTCGCCTGGAAGCTGCCAGGCCGAGTAGGTGACTCGCCGATCATCGGAGCAGGGATCTACGCAGACGATGAAATCGGAGCAGCCGGAGCGACTGGGCTGGGTGAAGAACTTTGGAAGGCGAGTGCTTCGTTCCGAACTACTCGTAACATGGAGGCCGGGATGTCTGCTGTCGAAGCCTGTGAAGAAACCATCCGCCACATGATGCGCCGCCAGCCCGAGTCACTCACTTTGCCCTGCGTCGTCTTTGCCCTGAGAAAGGATGGGGATTTTGGAGCGGCGACTACCAAGGGTGAATTTCCCCTATGGATCAGCCGAAATGAACATGTGGAGTATCGCGAGTACCCCGCATTAGTGCTGTAA
- a CDS encoding SelB C-terminal domain-containing protein, whose amino-acid sequence MGVVVGVFGPHEAGKSSLVEALLQRPTSQTLLSSQCAYYAWDFDAVRATLVDTPGYERYVHHAYATALVTDVAVVCIGPSDANHPTWREFLEVVIASPATALVVTVRGRLAPLELQNLLASSRFSSAPIIEIERTEEIRAAVVEGIHKVSPKTGGFNWYMAIDGVDTLPRQGYVVTGVIAQGLPQAGSRASVFPGGHPTTMRSVSKTDDVFTLMDAGSRVSMTLLGIDHYKLRPGMLVGSIDEMGSTDFFEAEIDWLHTPGYASEVRITIGTEDVTGRLFPSDQNPKLAQIRPTERIAALVGQPLILRQLHPPLVLGGGVVTTLQATLHRRQETVFEWDAEDPAEAIMRILRDRNEGVMTHEICKQMGVTQQDLGDVFAELKGSRKAMSFGGTWFTPEVFLREAQRFLGCLSEMHVKEPGVAFQPAELVMEQMNRSWDAKCLDLIISQLVALKKIDSEGNSRVRMIDFRIQLTGKQDSFLARVEQELDKHGINAPYISEVAKALVTPTQAVDEIMKLGAYAGRLVEVSDGTYYTLAQLEKIKRKVALWAGDREFNASELRDFLDTSRRFVIPLLEHFDKSGFTIRDEDTRTVAK is encoded by the coding sequence ATGGGTGTCGTCGTTGGAGTTTTTGGGCCGCATGAGGCGGGCAAGTCGAGCCTAGTAGAGGCTCTGCTCCAGCGTCCGACCAGCCAAACCCTGTTGAGCAGCCAGTGTGCCTACTATGCCTGGGATTTCGACGCGGTTCGAGCTACCTTGGTCGACACTCCAGGCTACGAGCGCTATGTTCACCATGCTTATGCAACTGCACTTGTGACAGACGTCGCCGTCGTCTGCATCGGACCAAGCGACGCGAATCACCCAACTTGGCGAGAGTTTCTCGAGGTCGTAATCGCATCACCCGCCACGGCCCTTGTCGTGACTGTCAGAGGTCGGCTTGCGCCCCTCGAACTGCAAAACCTGCTTGCGAGCAGCCGGTTCAGCTCGGCCCCGATTATTGAAATCGAACGGACAGAAGAGATTCGGGCTGCAGTGGTTGAAGGAATCCACAAAGTCTCCCCGAAAACTGGGGGATTCAATTGGTACATGGCCATTGATGGGGTCGACACGCTCCCTCGTCAAGGATATGTTGTGACGGGTGTCATTGCCCAGGGCTTGCCCCAGGCCGGATCAAGAGCCAGCGTCTTTCCTGGCGGGCATCCGACAACGATGCGCTCGGTGAGCAAAACTGACGATGTGTTCACGCTGATGGACGCCGGAAGCCGGGTTTCGATGACCCTGCTGGGTATTGATCACTACAAACTCCGTCCAGGGATGTTGGTTGGTTCGATCGATGAGATGGGCTCGACCGACTTCTTTGAAGCGGAGATCGACTGGCTACACACACCCGGATACGCCTCCGAGGTTCGGATCACAATTGGAACCGAAGATGTCACCGGCCGACTTTTCCCTAGCGATCAGAATCCGAAGCTAGCTCAGATTCGGCCAACTGAACGCATTGCCGCCCTTGTCGGCCAGCCGCTCATACTTCGTCAACTTCACCCTCCGCTTGTTTTGGGAGGTGGAGTGGTGACCACTCTTCAGGCGACGCTTCATCGGCGCCAAGAAACGGTCTTCGAGTGGGATGCAGAGGACCCAGCCGAGGCAATTATGAGGATTCTTCGTGATCGAAACGAAGGCGTCATGACTCACGAGATTTGCAAGCAAATGGGGGTAACCCAGCAGGATCTCGGGGACGTGTTCGCTGAGCTCAAGGGTTCTCGGAAAGCGATGAGCTTTGGCGGAACGTGGTTTACACCCGAAGTTTTCCTCCGAGAAGCTCAGCGGTTCCTTGGTTGCCTCTCGGAGATGCATGTTAAGGAGCCAGGTGTGGCTTTTCAACCTGCCGAGCTCGTGATGGAGCAGATGAACCGTTCATGGGATGCAAAGTGTCTCGACCTGATCATTTCCCAACTGGTCGCCCTGAAAAAGATTGATAGTGAAGGGAATTCCAGAGTCCGCATGATCGACTTCCGAATCCAGTTGACTGGGAAGCAAGATAGCTTCTTGGCGCGTGTTGAGCAAGAGCTCGATAAGCACGGCATCAATGCTCCCTACATCAGCGAGGTCGCAAAAGCCCTTGTGACTCCGACTCAAGCTGTGGACGAAATCATGAAGCTTGGCGCGTATGCGGGCCGATTGGTCGAGGTTTCGGATGGCACCTATTACACACTTGCCCAACTGGAAAAGATCAAACGGAAAGTGGCGTTGTGGGCTGGCGATAGAGAGTTCAACGCGTCTGAGCTACGTGATTTCTTGGATACGTCAAGACGGTTTGTCATTCCGCTTCTGGAGCATTTTGACAAGAGCGGATTTACGATCCGCGATGAGGATACTAGAACGGTCGCGAAGTAG
- a CDS encoding preprotein translocase subunit SecG yields MELFAKLVLGLALLVAIVFALLVLVTGKGDAMSGGGSVRTSFKGKASFDDIISKWTLYMGVSFMGLVLLYTVVSNRVLEAGTSAPVTTDSNAPAPKTPAAPEANKPTEAANTPASAPDTNKPGEAAKTPAPDTNAPAKK; encoded by the coding sequence GTGGAATTATTCGCCAAACTCGTACTCGGACTCGCGCTTCTCGTCGCGATTGTCTTTGCTCTCCTCGTCCTGGTGACGGGTAAGGGAGATGCGATGAGCGGCGGCGGTAGCGTGCGAACCTCATTCAAGGGTAAGGCCAGCTTCGACGACATTATTTCCAAGTGGACCTTGTACATGGGCGTCTCGTTCATGGGTCTCGTCTTGCTGTACACCGTTGTTTCCAACCGAGTTCTTGAGGCCGGCACCTCGGCCCCAGTCACCACTGACTCAAATGCTCCGGCGCCAAAGACTCCAGCAGCCCCTGAAGCCAACAAGCCTACTGAAGCTGCAAATACACCTGCTTCAGCTCCAGACACCAACAAGCCAGGGGAAGCCGCCAAAACTCCTGCACCAGACACCAACGCTCCGGCGAAGAAGTAA
- a CDS encoding DUF1385 domain-containing protein, giving the protein MPNKHHTKGVILDRLNQPAGRFMRPCPVAETFSSVAVAAERMESAGLAILPIVRDGRYVGVLTQAAILVSLAADESSPVGDYARDWLSIPPYVTGAEAMRKLEAASGTLIVVADDGEVCGILTASAFLHSDHERVKPPIVGGMATPFGVYLTTGAVNAGRKGWNLMLTGGAMFSAMLVGEMIYLLVSPRISPGSAWLNVLALLPIVSLVVMFRLFPLSGYHAAEHQVVHAIEQDEPLLPDVVRRMPRVHPRCGTNIGVAISLFLGVSQSKWIPYEELRLLMAVLVTLFFWRPLGSFAQQYITTKPATPKQIQSGIDAAHELLLNYEQAPNRKPTPFGRLLNSGVLHVIAGSFLAYLIASLLAVPLGIKFGDL; this is encoded by the coding sequence ATGCCCAACAAGCACCATACTAAGGGTGTGATTCTCGACCGGCTTAACCAACCCGCCGGTCGATTTATGCGACCTTGCCCGGTTGCCGAGACCTTTTCTAGCGTCGCCGTCGCGGCCGAGCGAATGGAATCGGCAGGTTTAGCGATTCTGCCGATTGTGCGAGACGGGCGATATGTTGGCGTTCTGACACAAGCTGCGATTCTGGTATCGCTCGCTGCGGACGAGTCTTCGCCAGTGGGAGACTATGCCCGAGACTGGCTCTCGATTCCGCCTTATGTCACGGGGGCTGAGGCGATGCGGAAGCTGGAAGCGGCAAGTGGCACTTTGATTGTCGTAGCGGACGACGGTGAGGTTTGCGGAATTCTAACCGCTTCGGCCTTCTTGCACTCCGACCATGAACGGGTTAAGCCGCCCATCGTCGGCGGAATGGCAACTCCTTTCGGGGTCTACCTGACGACCGGAGCAGTGAATGCTGGACGGAAGGGCTGGAACTTGATGCTGACCGGGGGCGCAATGTTCTCAGCGATGTTGGTCGGCGAGATGATCTACCTGTTGGTCTCGCCTCGGATATCACCAGGATCTGCGTGGTTGAATGTACTTGCGCTGCTTCCCATCGTAAGCTTGGTGGTGATGTTCCGACTATTCCCGCTTTCGGGATACCATGCCGCCGAGCACCAGGTTGTTCATGCTATCGAGCAGGATGAGCCACTTCTGCCAGACGTGGTGAGGCGAATGCCCAGGGTTCACCCTCGTTGTGGAACCAACATCGGAGTAGCGATCTCTCTGTTCTTGGGGGTCTCTCAGAGCAAGTGGATTCCTTATGAAGAGCTCCGACTGCTGATGGCGGTTTTGGTGACGCTGTTCTTCTGGCGGCCCCTCGGTAGCTTTGCTCAGCAGTACATCACGACAAAACCAGCAACTCCCAAGCAGATTCAGAGTGGAATTGATGCGGCCCACGAGCTACTTCTCAACTATGAGCAAGCCCCGAACCGGAAACCTACCCCGTTCGGGAGACTTCTCAACAGCGGAGTTCTTCACGTCATAGCGGGCTCGTTTTTGGCGTATTTGATAGCAAGCCTGCTCGCGGTGCCGCTCGGAATCAAGTTCGGAGACCTGTGA
- the pfkA gene encoding 6-phosphofructokinase → MKRIGVITSGGDAPGMNAAIRAVVRAALHRGAEVIGFSHGWEGVINDESQLMESKTVGGIIDRGGTILRSARSNTFRTPEGRVQALGVLKKNGVEGLVVIGGDGSLTGALKLQEEFDFPVMGVPGSIDNDISGTDYSIGFDTAVNISVEAIDRVRDTAYSHERVFVIEVMGRRNGFIAIESGLAGGAEAILIPEVPYSLLDITNNLRTAAEKGKRSSIIIVAEGAARASDVKMFIEKNTGFDTRYLVLGHLQRGGSPTVFDRVLALRLGALAANRMLSGFKGEMAGVDGSKLVSHPLTYVLSTERSIDPEKLLLAEVMSS, encoded by the coding sequence GTGAAGCGAATTGGCGTCATCACAAGCGGCGGCGACGCCCCCGGCATGAATGCAGCGATCCGCGCGGTTGTGCGCGCTGCCCTCCACCGAGGAGCCGAGGTGATCGGGTTCTCCCACGGCTGGGAAGGCGTCATCAACGATGAATCCCAGTTAATGGAGTCAAAGACGGTCGGCGGAATCATCGACCGAGGCGGCACAATTCTTCGCTCGGCTCGCAGCAATACTTTTCGAACACCCGAAGGGCGCGTGCAAGCTTTAGGAGTTCTCAAGAAAAACGGTGTCGAAGGTCTCGTTGTGATTGGTGGCGATGGCTCGCTGACCGGAGCGCTGAAGCTCCAAGAAGAATTTGACTTCCCAGTGATGGGAGTTCCGGGTTCGATTGACAACGACATTAGCGGAACCGACTACAGCATCGGATTCGACACCGCCGTAAACATCTCGGTTGAAGCGATTGACCGAGTGCGGGATACGGCGTATTCCCATGAGCGAGTGTTTGTCATTGAAGTCATGGGTCGCCGGAACGGCTTTATCGCCATCGAGTCTGGCCTTGCCGGCGGAGCCGAGGCGATCCTCATCCCCGAAGTTCCTTACTCACTGCTCGACATCACCAACAACCTTAGAACCGCTGCCGAGAAAGGGAAGCGGAGCTCGATCATCATCGTTGCTGAGGGTGCCGCTCGGGCGAGCGACGTGAAGATGTTCATTGAAAAGAACACTGGCTTCGATACTCGATACTTGGTTTTGGGTCACCTTCAGAGGGGCGGTAGCCCAACAGTCTTTGATAGGGTCTTAGCTTTAAGGCTGGGTGCCCTTGCGGCAAATCGGATGTTGAGCGGATTCAAGGGCGAAATGGCGGGGGTTGATGGATCAAAACTCGTGTCGCATCCGCTAACATATGTTCTAAGCACGGAGCGATCCATCGACCCCGAAAAACTGCTCCTCGCCGAAGTTATGTCGAGTTAG
- a CDS encoding 1-phosphofructokinase family hexose kinase: MLVSVTLNPCVDHALFVEKFTVGDTNRVIRVEKDAGGKGVNVSRVFSELGGDTAATGFLGGATAAHIRHVLQVEGVEDAFVNIQGETRTNFSVEDNSGTPPTTLNSRGPNISAAEWNQLLIDCKELGRGARWVALGGSLPPGVPDEAFQILGELFHSSGVKVILDADGVAQVHGLLANPDFIKPNAAEASRLLKTKIESDLEAVEAVLELHQGLGGGDRIAVISRGKDGAVMATRGGVWVGRSPKIHSTSTIGSGDSMIAGILWAIDTGKTPEDALRWGLAAGAATAMTDGSGIARLPTIEDLLDEAIVESNLA; encoded by the coding sequence ATGCTTGTCTCCGTCACCCTCAACCCCTGCGTCGATCACGCGCTTTTCGTCGAGAAGTTCACGGTTGGGGACACAAACAGGGTGATCAGGGTAGAGAAAGACGCCGGCGGAAAGGGTGTCAACGTTAGTCGAGTCTTCTCGGAGCTTGGCGGAGATACCGCCGCAACCGGATTCCTTGGCGGCGCAACGGCAGCTCACATCCGTCACGTCCTTCAGGTGGAGGGTGTGGAGGACGCTTTTGTCAACATCCAGGGAGAAACTCGCACCAACTTTTCGGTGGAAGACAATTCTGGAACCCCCCCAACGACATTGAATAGCCGAGGTCCAAACATCTCGGCAGCTGAGTGGAACCAACTGCTGATCGACTGCAAAGAACTTGGTCGTGGCGCACGTTGGGTGGCCCTCGGGGGTTCACTCCCACCTGGGGTGCCGGATGAGGCCTTTCAAATACTGGGTGAGCTGTTTCACTCTTCAGGAGTCAAAGTGATTCTCGATGCAGACGGCGTCGCCCAAGTCCACGGGTTGCTCGCGAATCCTGACTTCATCAAGCCTAACGCCGCCGAAGCCAGTCGCTTGTTGAAGACAAAAATTGAGAGTGATCTCGAGGCGGTGGAAGCGGTCTTGGAACTGCACCAAGGCCTTGGGGGGGGCGACAGAATCGCTGTGATCTCGCGAGGAAAGGATGGTGCCGTGATGGCGACACGGGGTGGAGTTTGGGTCGGCCGATCTCCAAAAATTCACTCAACCAGCACCATTGGAAGCGGCGATTCAATGATTGCGGGAATCCTGTGGGCAATCGACACCGGAAAAACTCCTGAGGACGCGCTGCGCTGGGGGCTCGCTGCCGGAGCGGCAACCGCGATGACCGACGGAAGTGGCATCGCTCGGCTTCCGACGATCGAAGATTTATTGGATGAGGCGATTGTCGAGTCGAATCTTGCATGA
- a CDS encoding flagellin, with translation MENLPRASLVSRHEVHGDGESSETAGKDVQSHGSTDNHGGIEMPFRINNNTTAQGAFNSVNQVSDMMSKSMGKLSSGLRIKDASDDPAGLISSELFRSQINSMDAALRNNQEAMNYAKTAENALGEMSKLLSDARGLAIASGNSATLTAAQVAANQDQVNSIIQSIDRIAGGVTYSGRKLLDGSAGTTTQISNATKVAGFSFGGALGTVSITANGLITLAQGTAATRALYTATSLLTTGALQSGTVALNGVNFNISATTSGASLANVFNAASAQTGVTAAWNSTANQLTFQATQTGSNRQITFTDTTGVISSAANTTANVAGVDAVATVTIGGVAALFTGGRSGADGLTLTDANGNKLNIGEGGNATSAAAAVGRVVAQDSSFQIGFLSGVTANLALRNMASGQLGTGVISGTTINNLDVSTAQAATNALTVIDKAIEEVSQVRGRIGNFQRNVLETNSRSLTNMRENLAASESSIRDLDIAQEMTNYTKLQVMQQAGMSILGQANSGLGSVMSLLR, from the coding sequence GTGGAAAATCTTCCCCGAGCTAGTTTGGTGAGTCGCCATGAAGTTCACGGAGACGGGGAGTCTTCGGAGACTGCGGGCAAGGATGTCCAAAGTCACGGCTCAACGGACAATCACGGAGGAATCGAAATGCCTTTTCGAATCAATAACAATACAACAGCACAAGGTGCATTTAACAGCGTAAACCAAGTCTCGGACATGATGAGCAAGTCCATGGGCAAACTGAGCTCTGGTTTACGAATCAAGGACGCGTCGGATGATCCGGCGGGTCTCATTTCGTCTGAGCTTTTCCGCTCACAGATCAACTCGATGGACGCTGCGCTTCGCAACAACCAAGAGGCAATGAACTATGCCAAGACCGCTGAGAACGCTCTCGGTGAAATGAGCAAGCTACTCAGCGATGCTCGAGGTCTTGCCATTGCATCCGGTAACTCGGCAACCCTTACGGCTGCCCAGGTCGCTGCAAACCAAGATCAGGTCAACTCGATTATTCAGTCGATCGACCGAATTGCTGGCGGCGTCACCTACTCCGGCCGAAAGCTCCTCGACGGATCGGCGGGTACCACGACGCAGATCTCGAACGCAACCAAGGTCGCTGGATTCAGCTTCGGCGGTGCTCTCGGTACCGTGTCGATTACGGCTAACGGTCTCATCACCTTGGCTCAGGGTACGGCCGCGACTCGCGCTCTGTACACCGCAACCTCGTTGCTCACCACCGGTGCGCTTCAGTCCGGAACGGTTGCGCTGAACGGTGTCAACTTCAACATCTCGGCTACCACGTCGGGCGCTTCTCTTGCCAACGTTTTCAATGCGGCTTCGGCGCAAACCGGTGTTACCGCAGCATGGAACTCGACTGCCAACCAGCTCACCTTCCAGGCGACACAGACCGGATCCAACCGGCAGATCACTTTCACGGATACCACTGGTGTTATCAGCTCTGCTGCGAACACCACGGCAAACGTGGCCGGAGTGGACGCAGTTGCAACAGTCACCATCGGTGGCGTTGCCGCCCTGTTCACTGGCGGACGAAGCGGTGCTGACGGTCTTACCCTCACAGATGCCAACGGTAACAAGTTGAACATCGGTGAAGGCGGTAACGCTACTTCCGCTGCAGCTGCTGTCGGACGAGTTGTCGCTCAAGACTCGAGCTTCCAGATTGGATTCCTCTCAGGAGTCACCGCGAACCTTGCACTTCGAAACATGGCTTCGGGTCAGCTCGGGACCGGTGTTATCTCGGGTACGACCATCAACAACCTCGACGTGAGTACGGCTCAAGCTGCTACTAACGCTCTGACGGTTATCGACAAGGCGATTGAAGAAGTCAGCCAAGTCCGAGGTCGAATCGGTAACTTCCAGCGAAACGTTCTCGAAACGAACAGCCGATCGCTCACCAACATGAGAGAGAACCTGGCGGCATCCGAGAGCTCCATCCGAGACCTCGACATCGCTCAGGAAATGACCAACTACACTAAGCTTCAGGTTATGCAGCAGGCTGGTATGTCGATCCTTGGCCAAGCAAACAGCGGCCTCGGCAGCGTCATGTCCTTGCTCCGATAA